From the Cyanobium sp. M30B3 genome, the window AGCAGAGCGTGGAGCGGGTGATGGCGGCCCTGCGTCAGGGCAGTGGCCTGTTCCAGCAGATCGAGACCCTCTGCCACCGCTGGATCGCCGCCGTGAGCGGCGGTGAGCTGGAGCCCCGCGCCGCCCTGGTGCTACTGCTCACCACCCTGGAGACCGCCCTGGAGGACGAGTACGGGGGCGACTAGGGCGGCGACTAGGGCGGCGACCAGGCCAGGCGCCGGCGGCTCCCTCAGTCCCGCAGACTGCCGATGGCCTGAGCGATCGTGGCGGCGCTCACGTCATCGCGGATCTCCACGCTGCCGATGGCCGTGGGCAGCACGAAGCGCACCCGGCCGTCGCGCACCTTTTTATCGCCCTGCAGGCAGGCGAGCACGGCCTGCTCCTCCAGATCCGGCCAGCGCAGCGGCAGGCCGGCGGCCTCGATCAGGGCCAGCTGGCGCGCCTGGTCGGCCGCACGCCACAGGCCCATCTCCACGGCGATCGCGCCGGCGGCGGCCATACCGATCGCCACCGCTTCGCCGTGCAGCCAGGTGCCGTAGCCGCAGAGGGTCTCCACCACGTGGCCGAGGGTGTGGCCGTAGTTGAGGATCGCCCGCAGGCCCCCCTCGCGCTCATCGGCCGCAACCACCTGGGCCTTGGCGGTGGCGGAGCGCTCCAGCAGGGTCTGCAGCAGCGCCGGGCCCACGGCCGCCATGGAGCCCAGATCGCCGGCCGCCTCCAGCTGGGCAAACAGCTCGGCGTCGCCGATCACGCCGTACTTGATCACCTCGGCCATGCCGGCGCGGAACTCCCGCTGCGGCAGCGTGGCCAGGGTGGTGGGGTCGATCAGCACCAGCCGCGGCTGGTGGAAGGCGCCGATCAGGTTCTTGCCGCCCGGGTGGTTCACGCCGGTCTTGCCGCCGATCGCCGCATCCACCATCGCCAGCAGGGTGGTGGGCACCTGCACCACGGCGATGCCCCGCAGCCAGGTGGCCGCCGCAAACCCCGCCATGTCGCCCACCACGCCGCCGCCGAGGGCCACGATCAGCGAGCCCCGCTCCAGCTTGCGCGCAAAGGCCGCGTCATGGATCCGGGCCACGGTGGCCGGTGTTTTCTGATCTTCCCCGGCTTCGATCACCAGGGCACTGGCGGCCAGATCGGCGGCCTCCAGGCTGGTCAGGGCCGCCGCGCCATAGTGCTCGGCCACCACCGGGTTGGTCACCAGCAGCACCTTGGTGCCGGCCTGGCAGCCCCGCTCCCGGATCAGCGGCCCCAGCCGGCTGAGGCCGCCGGCGCCGATCACGATCGGGTAGGGGTTGGCGCTGAGGGCCACCTCGATCGTGCGGCAGGCGGGCAGCGCGGTGGTGGTCATGGGGCCTTGGGTATTGGCCTGAGGCTACGGGCCTAGCTGCGCCGCAACCAGGGCGGCGCACCCCGGAACCAGTCGCCCAGGTCGTCGTCGCCGGGATCAAAGCCGTCGTCCGGTTCGGCGGGCCCCAGGTCGAGGTCGGCCAGCAGCCGGTCGATGCCGTTGCCGCCCTGGCCCAGCTGCCGGCGGCGGGCCCGGCGCAGCCAGCTGGCCACCGTGGCGTCCCGGTCGGCGAACTTCTGCAGATACACCCGCTCGCTCAGGCTCACCGGCGCGCCGCTGGCGATGCGCTCGAGGATCTCCTGCAGGCGCAGGCGGGTGCTGGTCGACAACATGGATCGGGTCTCGACTGGCCCGGTCCTAGCGGGCTGGTGCCCTGTGGTTGTGGTCAATGGCACCAAAAGGGGGTTCGGTGAGGGGATGGCGATGGCACGCTCCGGCCATCCTCACGTGGGGTGTGGCCCTGCTGGCCAGCTGGCCCCTGCTCGCGCTGGCGCGCCGGCTGCTGCCGCCCCTGCTGCCGGCGGTGCTGTTCTGCGCCCCCGGCGCCGGCCGCCGCCTGGCGCTCACGATCGACGACGGCCCCAGCCCCGCCAGCGATCAGCTGCTGGAGCTGCTGCGGCAGCTGCAGGTGCCGGCCACCCTGTTCCTGATCGGCGACCACCTGGAGCGGGGCCCCGCCGCCTTTGTCCAACGTGCCCTGGCCGATGGCCACCTGATCGGCAACCACATGCAGGTGGATGGGGTGTCGGCCGAGCTGGATCCCGCCACCTTCATGGCCCAGCTGCTGGCCACCGAGCGGGTTCTGCAGCGGGCGGCGGCGCCCCGGGCCCTGCGGCTGCACTGGTTTCGCCCGGGGGGCGGCTGGTTTCACCGGCGGATGCTGCGCCAGCTGAATGCCGCCGGCTACCGCCTTGCCCTCGGCTCCCTGTTCCCCCTCGACACCCACCATCCGCCCGGCTGGTTTCTGCGCCGCTTCCTGCTGCTCAACGTCCACCCCGGCGCCGTGATCGTGCTGCACGACCGCCCCGACACCCTGGCGGCCACCCTGGCCACCCTGCGCCGGGTGATCCCCGTGCTGCAGCGCCGCGGCTACCGCTTTGTGACGCTCGATGGTCTGGAGCGGCCCGACCCTGCCCGCGACCTTGCCGATCCTGCCTAGGTTTGGCCATTCACCGGGCCCGCCATGCAGTCACCGCTCCGCTCCGCCAGCGCCGAGGGGCCCGGCGGTGGGTTCAGCCTGATCGTGGCGGCGGTGCTGGGGCTGCTGATCCTGCTCAGCCAGGCGGTGTTCATCGTGCCGGCCGGCAACGTGGCGGTGGTCACCACCCTGGGCAAGGTCACCGGCACCCCGCGGGCCCCGGGTGCCAATTTCAAGGCGCCGCTGGTGCAGGCCATCTCCCTTTTTGATGTGCGCACCCAGGTGCGGCCCGAGCAGTTCTCCACCCTCACCAAGGATCTGCAGGTGATCCAGGCCACGGCCACGGTGAAGTACGCGATGAAGCCCAGCGAGGCCGGCCGCATCTACGAGACCATCGCCACCGACAACCAGCAGATCTATCCGCGGGTGATCCAGCCCTCATTGCTCAAGGCGCTCAAGTCGGTGTTCTCCCAGTACGAGCTGGTCACGATCGCCACCGAGTGGAACAACATCTCCGAGATCGTGCAGGAGAAGGTGGCGGAGGAACTGCGCAAGTTTGATTACGTGAGTGTGCAGGGGCTCGACCTCACCGGCCTGCAGATCGCCGAGGAGTACCGGGCCGCCATCGAGCAGAAGCAGATCGCCGAGCAGCAGCTGCTGCGCGCCCAGACGGAGGTGAAGATCGCCGAGCAGGAGGCCAAGCGCTACCAGACGCTCAATTCCAGCCTCGACGACCAGGTGCTCTACAAGCTGTTCCTCGACAAGTGGGACGGCCAGACCTCGGTGGTGCCGGCCCTGCCCGGTGCCGGCGGCGGCAGCGGCCAGTCGGTGATCGTCAACGGCCGGCGCTGAAGCCCCCGTCGCTCCAGGCCTGCCTAGGCTGGAGTCCATGGGGAGAACGTCATGGCCTACCCCGACTATCCCGTGCCGCACGATGAACTGCAGCGGCTGCGCGACCTGGAGCGCCAGGGGGTGCTCGACCATCCCGGCGACGAGCACTTCGACCGCCTGGTGGGCCTCACCGCCACGGTGCTGGATGCGCCGATCGCCCTGATCTCCCTGGTGGACCGCGACCGCCAGTGCTTTCTCGCCCACCACGGGCTGGATCTCAGCGAAACACCGCGAACGATGGCCTTCTGCGCCCACGCCATCGCCGGCGACGAAACCCTGGTGGTGCCCGATGCCAGCCAGGACAGTCGCTTCGATACCAATCCACTGGTCACCGCCGATCCCCACATCCGCTTCTACGCCGGTGCGCCGTTGCAGAGCCGTGAAGGCCACAACCTGGGCACCCTCTGCGTGATCGACAGCCAGCCCCGCCAGCTGGAGCCTGGCCAGGTGACCCTGCTCGAGGAGCTGGCCCAGCTGGTGCTGCGGGAACTCGACCTGCGCCGCGAACTCACGCTCAACCCGCTCACCGGCCTGGCCAACCGGGCCAGTTTTCTTGAGCAGGCCGTGCCCGAGCTGGCTCGCGCCCAGGCCGGCCAGGAGTCCCTGGCGCTGCTGGCACTGGAACTGGACCAGTTCAGCCAGGTGCGCATCCGCTGGGGCCAGCAGGCCTCCGACCGCGCCCTGCAGGACGTGGCTGCCTGTCTGCAGGCCCAGCACCGTCCCCAGGACCTGCTCGCTCAGATCGGCGACCAGGCCTTCGCGATCCTGATGGTGGACGTGGACCAGACCGCCGCGATGGAGCGGGCCGAGGCGATCCGCACCGCCATCAGCGAGCTGGGGGGCGTGTTTCGATCCAGTGGCTATCAGCTCAGCGTCAGCGGCGGGCTCACCCTGCTGGCACCGGACGACACCCGCCCTCAGGATCTGCTGCTGCGGGCGGAACGGGCCCTGTTTCTGGCCCAGGGCAACGGCCACAACCAGATCGCCGTGCTGCTGCACGACCTCTGATCCGGGCTGCAGGAGCGCCATTTGCAAAGAAAGTGGAGGGTTTGCTGCGCTGAGTGGTGTAGCAACCGCTACCGAATGCTTGAATAGTGGCACGTTGATCCGCCCTCGGGGTGGACGCAGATCGATCCGCGCCAGGCAACGGGGACGCGGGCACTGGGGAGACCGTGATGAACGTGCTCGATCTGATCCGCACCAAGATCCTCAAGGCCAAGCGTCTCGACGACGCCCAGTTCCTGATGGCCAAGGCCTATCGCGGCGTGGCTTACGTGGATGCCCACCACGATGAGCCCAAGCCGGCGCAGACCACCAGGGAGCTCACCTACCGCGGCCAGCACTACGCCCACTGAGCGCGTCAGGGGCGATCGTCTGGCCAATCCTGCCCTGACAGCGTTCGCCCTGCGCAATCCGCCACGAAACGCGCCGGGCCGGCGATCTGCGCCATCCTGGCGCCAGTTGCCGATGGCCATCGTGGTGGACGCAGACCAGATGCGCGCCCTGTTCACCAAGCCCTATGGCGCCCCGGCTCCGAGCGAGGACCAGTGGCGCCAGGCCTACGCCGAGGACGTGCACTTCCAGGACCCCACCCAGGAAAAGTGGGGAATTGCCGCCTATCTCGAGGCCCAGGAGGGACTGCTCAAGCGCTGCGACGACGTGTTCCTCAGCCCCGGGGCCGTGGCGATCGAGGGTGACACCGCCTTTGTGGAGTGGGAGATGGGCCTGAAGATCAAGGGGATCGAGTTCCTCTATCCCGGCACCACCCGCCTGCGCTTCAACGCCGAGGGCAAGATCGTGGATCACCGCGACTACTTCGACTTCGTCGGTCCCACCTTTGCGCCGGTGCCTGTTGTGGGTGGTTTCGTGCGCTGGCTCTACAGGCGGTTTGTGTCCTGAACGCCTGCTCAGGGCAGGGTGAAGCCCGACTGCATGTTCTGGAAGTCGAGCATCACCCACAGCACCCACACCAGCAGGGCCAGGCCACCGGAGATGGCGGCAAAGCGGGCCACGGCCTTGAACACCAGCTCCGCTGCGCTCACCTCTTTCATGGATCCCCCGTCAGTCCCCCCACTCTGGGGGATGGGCTGCCGACACACCACTCATGGGTTGCACTCCTCCTCACGCCAGCCAGCGGCGCGCTGCCAGCGGCGGCGGCGGTGGGGATGGGGCAGTAGTTCCAGCAGCTCCACCTGGCTGAGGTCGATGCGCAGCAGCTGCAGGTGCTGCGGCAGGGGCGTTCCGTCCTCCAGGGCGGCAGGAAAGGGGCCGTCGGCCTGCAGTGCCTCTCCCGGCGCGGGCCAGCCCCACACCGCCCGTCCGCCGGGGGAGAGGGCCTGCCAGTGGCGCTGCCGCTCGCCCTGCTCCAGCTCTGGCGGCAGCGGCTCCACGGCCCCCCGCAGCCGGAACTGCATGCGCGCCCGCGGCAGCAGCCAGCAGAGCTCCACCGCCGGCTGGCGTGCCAGCTCGGATGCCTTCTCGCTGCGGGCGTCCGTGAGCAGATCGAGGCTGGTGTCACCGGCCCAGCCCCGGAACACCAGGGTGCGCACGCGCGGACTGCCATCGGCGGCCACCGTGGCCAGCTGCAGCCAGCGGGCCGCCGGTGAGCGCCCTTCCCGCTCACGGGCGCCGCGCAGCAGGGGCCGCCAGGGGGGCAGGGCCATCAGTCCAGAAACACATAGGTGATGTGGATGCCCTTGCCCACGTACTCGTGCCTGTAGCCCCCCTCGTAGGCGGTGCCGCGATACCAGGCAGGAATCGGGTGGGGATTGCCGGGCGGCGTGATGATCTTGGCGTCGCAGGTGCGCACGCTGCCCTGTTGCCTGCAGCTGGTGTCGTTGCGCAGCACCTCATACACCGTGTGGTCGGCGAACACGATCTGGGCGAACTCCTGGCGCTCGTTGGTGGCGCCGGCCACCTGGGTGTAGGCGCAGTAATCGCGCCGCCCGTTGCGCTCACAGTTGGGCGAATACTGGGCCCCGGCCGGGCCGGCGGCGGCGACCATCAGCGCCGGCACAGCGGCGAGCAGGCCAGCGCGCCTGGCGATCGGGCTGGGTGTGCTCGGGCCCATGGCGCGTGGGGTGGCGGTCGGCGATGCCAGTGTGAGGGCTCCTCCCCCCTTCCTGCCAGCTGTTGTGATGGTGCTTGTCTCTCTGCTGCCCCACTGGCTGCTGGTGCTCAGCCTGGGGCTGTTTCAGCTGGTGGGGCCCGTGCCGCCGGAGCTGGGCGTGCATGGCGGCAGCCTGGCCCCCTGCCCCTCGCCGGCCCACTGCGCCCGGGCCGACTGGCCCAGCACCGACCCTGAGGCGGCCCTGGCCCGCCTGCTGCCGGTGATCGAAGCGCTGCCCCGCACCCAGGTGCTGGAGCGCAGCGGCGACTACCTCCACGCCACCTGCAGCAGCGCCCTGTTCGGCTTCGTGGACGACCTGGAGTTGCACGCCGATGCCGCGGCGGGTGTGCTGCAGGCCCGCTCGGTGTCGCGCCTGGGCGACTCCGACCTGGGCGTGAACGGCCGGCGGCTGGCGGCCCTGGAGGCAGCCCTGACCGCCACCGCTGCCGCCACCGCTGCCGCGACCGCCGCAGTGGACGCTGGGCCGGCATGAGCCCGGAGCAGCTGCAGAGTTTGGCCGTGCTGGCCCTGGCCCCATGTATTCGCCGATGCCGCTGGGGCGCCACTGGCGGGAAAAGGATGGGTGAACGCCTGTTCGCCCTGCCTGCTACGCAGCCATGCATCGCCGCACCCTGTTGATCCAGCTGCTGGGCCTGGGCGGCGCCGCGGTGGTCGCTCCCGCCCTGGCCGGCAAGGGTGCGGAGGGCTCCG encodes:
- a CDS encoding diguanylate cyclase — encoded protein: MAYPDYPVPHDELQRLRDLERQGVLDHPGDEHFDRLVGLTATVLDAPIALISLVDRDRQCFLAHHGLDLSETPRTMAFCAHAIAGDETLVVPDASQDSRFDTNPLVTADPHIRFYAGAPLQSREGHNLGTLCVIDSQPRQLEPGQVTLLEELAQLVLRELDLRRELTLNPLTGLANRASFLEQAVPELARAQAGQESLALLALELDQFSQVRIRWGQQASDRALQDVAACLQAQHRPQDLLAQIGDQAFAILMVDVDQTAAMERAEAIRTAISELGGVFRSSGYQLSVSGGLTLLAPDDTRPQDLLLRAERALFLAQGNGHNQIAVLLHDL
- a CDS encoding pyridoxamine 5'-phosphate oxidase family protein, whose protein sequence is MALPPWRPLLRGAREREGRSPAARWLQLATVAADGSPRVRTLVFRGWAGDTSLDLLTDARSEKASELARQPAVELCWLLPRARMQFRLRGAVEPLPPELEQGERQRHWQALSPGGRAVWGWPAPGEALQADGPFPAALEDGTPLPQHLQLLRIDLSQVELLELLPHPHRRRRWQRAAGWREEECNP
- a CDS encoding prohibitin family protein, with protein sequence MQSPLRSASAEGPGGGFSLIVAAVLGLLILLSQAVFIVPAGNVAVVTTLGKVTGTPRAPGANFKAPLVQAISLFDVRTQVRPEQFSTLTKDLQVIQATATVKYAMKPSEAGRIYETIATDNQQIYPRVIQPSLLKALKSVFSQYELVTIATEWNNISEIVQEKVAEELRKFDYVSVQGLDLTGLQIAEEYRAAIEQKQIAEQQLLRAQTEVKIAEQEAKRYQTLNSSLDDQVLYKLFLDKWDGQTSVVPALPGAGGGSGQSVIVNGRR
- a CDS encoding DUF4278 domain-containing protein, with the translated sequence MNVLDLIRTKILKAKRLDDAQFLMAKAYRGVAYVDAHHDEPKPAQTTRELTYRGQHYAH
- a CDS encoding polysaccharide deacetylase family protein: MAPKGGSVRGWRWHAPAILTWGVALLASWPLLALARRLLPPLLPAVLFCAPGAGRRLALTIDDGPSPASDQLLELLRQLQVPATLFLIGDHLERGPAAFVQRALADGHLIGNHMQVDGVSAELDPATFMAQLLATERVLQRAAAPRALRLHWFRPGGGWFHRRMLRQLNAAGYRLALGSLFPLDTHHPPGWFLRRFLLLNVHPGAVIVLHDRPDTLAATLATLRRVIPVLQRRGYRFVTLDGLERPDPARDLADPA
- a CDS encoding DUF1499 domain-containing protein, encoding MVLVSLLPHWLLVLSLGLFQLVGPVPPELGVHGGSLAPCPSPAHCARADWPSTDPEAALARLLPVIEALPRTQVLERSGDYLHATCSSALFGFVDDLELHADAAAGVLQARSVSRLGDSDLGVNGRRLAALEAALTATAAATAAATAAVDAGPA
- a CDS encoding nuclear transport factor 2 family protein, which translates into the protein MAIVVDADQMRALFTKPYGAPAPSEDQWRQAYAEDVHFQDPTQEKWGIAAYLEAQEGLLKRCDDVFLSPGAVAIEGDTAFVEWEMGLKIKGIEFLYPGTTRLRFNAEGKIVDHRDYFDFVGPTFAPVPVVGGFVRWLYRRFVS
- the aroB gene encoding 3-dehydroquinate synthase, which gives rise to MTTTALPACRTIEVALSANPYPIVIGAGGLSRLGPLIRERGCQAGTKVLLVTNPVVAEHYGAAALTSLEAADLAASALVIEAGEDQKTPATVARIHDAAFARKLERGSLIVALGGGVVGDMAGFAAATWLRGIAVVQVPTTLLAMVDAAIGGKTGVNHPGGKNLIGAFHQPRLVLIDPTTLATLPQREFRAGMAEVIKYGVIGDAELFAQLEAAGDLGSMAAVGPALLQTLLERSATAKAQVVAADEREGGLRAILNYGHTLGHVVETLCGYGTWLHGEAVAIGMAAAGAIAVEMGLWRAADQARQLALIEAAGLPLRWPDLEEQAVLACLQGDKKVRDGRVRFVLPTAIGSVEIRDDVSAATIAQAIGSLRD